In Zingiber officinale cultivar Zhangliang chromosome 3A, Zo_v1.1, whole genome shotgun sequence, the DNA window GTGGTCGCCTCTCGCGAGTTCGTCCATTTTCTTCCTTCCCTGCCGTCTGTCCATCGAAGCAGACCTAGGGTTTGGGGCAGGGGAAACCCAAAAGCTCTCCTTCCTCCTCCGCTCCTCAAGTCCTCATTCCACTGATCCAAAACATCTTGCGAGCGCAGTCGCCCTTTTTGCCGACTGATCCAaaacatcttcttcctcctcttctgattTGGAGTAATCCACAGCAGTGGTCGCCTCTCACGAGTTCGTCCATTTTCTTCCTTCCCTGCCGTCTGTCCATCGAAGCAGACCTAGGGTTTGGAGCAGGGGAACTTGTCGAGGCAACTCATTGAAACGTCGGTCAACATCTTGTTTCTAactctccttcctcttctgtAGCTTCAAATTATTTGGATTCCTCAATCTCTTGGGTGTTGCAATTTTGTGTGTTGAGTGAAGTGATATGTCGAAGGCGATGTTTTTCCGATCAGATCTGATCTGAATTAATTatactttctttttatttatatcTTTGGTAGTGTTTGATGTGTGATTTTGCTTCATTTAGGGTCTGGAAGTTGTGCGGGGATTGTTTGACATATCTAGGTGAGATCCCACTTGTAGGCGTGAAGACCAAGACTTTTGAGGTAATTTTGGCTTAGATTTGCATTTGAGGAAGGCTTTTATCCACTTGTTTCTATGAATCATGGTATTATATGCCCCTATGCCCATACATTTCTGCTCGGGCTGAAATTTGGTTGTGTTTCATCTTTGGTTTTTATATTTGCGGAGATTCTATATTTGATATGAGTGTTTGGTTGCTTGTGGTTCTACATCTGTTAAACTTAATTGGTTAGTGTTGGTGTATAGATACAACTGTTAGTTTGTCTTTCAAGGAGTTGTTGCTAGTTGCAACGTAGGTTCTTGGCGTTATGTCTTTCAAATCTTTGTATTTGTCTGTGTCGTAATCTGTTCCCAACTTCCACAATAATGCTAGATTTCTTGGTGCTACTTCCTCTTATGGTTGTTATATTCATttagatgattttgaaaagtgTTTATGTTATCATCATTATCAAACCGTGGTTGCCCAACAATTCGAGTATACTTGTCAAAATCAGACGAACTTGAATCATCATCCAGTGATATAAGCAAGCTTGTTGTGGTTAAAGAGGTGAAGAAACTTTGTTGCATTTCTAGTTCTATTGTGTATTTTCAAAAAGATAAATTCAGTTACCTATCTTTTCAGGCATGGTCACCATTTAATCTTGCATCAGGCAGCGAAGAGGGAGCTGCTAAAGACTCGTGCTATTCGTTTGACCCATTGGTGAGCTGAATCTCCATATGTAAACATTGGATGCCACTTTTTGGATCCATGGAATGGCACTATGCTAGAAAATAGTAGAGAGCATATGCATAAACATTTCTATATTCCTGTATAAATTTTGGATATCTACCCTCTCTTACCTGTGCATGGTAAGAGTTCCACTTAAAAGTTGATGCAAGTATTACATAGCAGCAGTTACCATCATGGTAAACTAGCGCCTGTTGTGGTTTCTTTTATAGGATAGAATCTTTGTTTTTAATGCTTTATATTATTGTGAACATTGAATGTTCTCCCTTTACATGATATCTATTAGCAGGAGAACAATCAATCTATTGTCTAAATCTGGTTTTATTTCCCTGAACACTGGACATATACAAATGTGACAGATTTGGATTCTGCATGAACTTTT includes these proteins:
- the LOC122053435 gene encoding uncharacterized protein LOC122053435 isoform X3 → MLSSLSNRGCPTIRVYLSKSDELESSSSDISKLVVVKEAWSPFNLASGSEEGAAKDSCYSFDPLRFSNLIDGMAEAVKNLNFDLAVKPVQNSLAFQYLVNVLEVDLLLRLNLYKVILQKH